DNA from Elgaria multicarinata webbii isolate HBS135686 ecotype San Diego chromosome 8, rElgMul1.1.pri, whole genome shotgun sequence:
AAAAATTCCCGGATCGGGGCTGCATACTGACCAAATATCTGGACATGATCTTTAGAGCATATTCAGATTATGAGGGAGGGGCTTGGCTCGCGTATGATGAGTCTTTTCGTAGGCGAGCAGCCATCGACCATTCCCTTAGATGGGACAGGAAAGACCATGACCTGTGGCTTCAGTTTATGACGCCAGCCAGGCCAGGTTTCATTGAAAGGGCCGATAGTGGTCATATCCTTGCTAAACAATCACCCGCTTCTTCATCTATGGGGAATGCGGGTCAGGGTGTTCAAAACCGCATGTTATGCTGGGACTACACGGCAAAGGGCAGTTGTTCACGCCCGCAGTGTAGATATAAGCATGAATGCCCCAAGTGTGGGGGGCATCACCCGGTCTCTAGTTGCACAAGATCCAGGGGTGGAAGAGGAACATATCGGGACCCTCAAGGTGGCAAAAAACCTGGTGGGCAGCAGCCCCCtcctaaagggccccagcccagtcAGAATTGAACCTCTCATCCGGCTTTTAGCTAAATATCCCAAACGTGATGATGCTATCTATTTAGAGGCTGGTTTCCGTGAGGGTTTTAGGATACCCTTCACAGGGGATAGGAAAGCATCCTTTGCAAAGAATCAAAAATCAATTGCTCTCATGGAGCCATTGGTTAGAAAGAAAATTGACAAAGAAGTAGAATCTGGCCGAGTATTGGGCCCTTTTGTTGTCCCCCCCATTCCTAATTTAAGAGTTTCCCCTTTGGGCATTGTGCCTAAGAAATCACCTGGGGAGTACAGGTTAATTCATAACCTGTCTTTCCCAAAAGGTAATTCTGTCAATGATGCCATTCCAGAACACCTCTGTTCTGTCCGCTATGCCTCTTTTGACACAGCCGTGCAAATAGTTCGCAGAAATGGCTCGGGGGCTTTGATGGGCAAATGCGACATCAAATCTGCATTTCGCATATTGCCCATCAACCCGTTGGACTTTGATCTATTAGGATTCCAATTCCAGGGTCATTTTTATGTGGACAGAGCACTAGTAATGGGATGTTCTGTATCGTGCGCCATGTTTGAGAAATTCAGTTCATTCTTAGAATGGGCTGTACAAGCCCGTTCTGGTCTGAGCGACATTACTCATTACCTCGACGATTTTTTCTTCGCGGGGCCAGGGGAATCCGGGCAATGTAATTATCTCATGGAGGAATTTCGACGGCTCACAGATGAGCTCGGAGTTCCTCTGGCGCACGAGAAAACGGAAGGACCAGTGTCGTCTATTCGATACTTAGGTATCGAGCTGGACTCCATAAAACAGTGCTCGAGATTGCCTGAGGACAAGTTAGTCGCCTTACGTGACAGACTCTGGGCTATCCATGAGTCCAAAAAGGTCACCCTGCTACAGCtgcaagagctggttggccacctaaATTTTGCTTGCAAGGTAGTGGCCCCGGGGAGGGCTTTTGTACGGCGGCTTTGTACTGCCATGAAGGGTTTGACCCGCCCACATCATCATGTGCGGGTTACTCAGGCCATCCGAGAGGATTTAAGCATGTGGTTGTCCTTCCTGCAAGAATTTAATGGCGTGTCATTTTGGAGAAGGGAACTTCTACTAGAAGCCGAGCTTCAGATCCACTCGGATGCCGCCGGTGGGATTGGATTTGGTGTGATCTGGAGAGATCGTTGGTGTGCCGAACCGTGGCCAAAAGATTGGCTAGGTTCAAGTATTTGTAAGGACCTGACCTTTTTGGAGTTTTTTCCAATTTATGTTGCCACCCACTTATGGACAGAGGAATTGGCCAATTCCGTTGTTCATTTTTGGTGCGACAACCAAGCCACGGTTCACGTCATCAACTCTTTATCCTGCCAAAACCCAAAAGTTATGGACTTAGTGCGGGCCTTTACTCTGCACTGCCTACAGCACAACATCTTGTTTCGGGCTCGCCATGTGCCAGGTCTCGATAACCCGATAGCTGACGCTTTGTCGCATCAGCAGGTCGAAAAATTTCGGGAGCTGGCCCCCTGGGCGAGGTCACATCCAGAAGTTATGCCTCCGGAATTATGGGAGATTGGCAGGAAGAGGTAGACGCAGCTTTGTGGCAGTCTTTGGCTCCCAGaaccagggcggcgtacagaaaaGCAAATAGAGAGTTTCAGGTATTTCGTACGACTCTGCAACTCCCTCCCACATGGCCCATTCCAGTCGACCACATCCTCCAGTTCTGTGTAGCGGAAAAGAGAAGGGGCTTGGCCCCCAGATCAATCGGAGGTAAGCTGGCAGCACTTGCCTTTACGGCTAAGTGCCAAGGTGTGCCTGATAACACCGTTGATTTTCGGATCCGTAGGGTTTTAAGAGGTTGGACACGGTCTAATCCCCCAGCTTCTGACCCCAGAACCCCCTTTTCACCCGAGATCCTAGTGGGACTTAGGGCACAATGGCAGACCCTTTGTTCTTCACCTTATGAGGCAGCGCTCTTTCATGCCGCTGCCTTGACCGCCTTTTTTGGGGCCTTCCGTATCTCAGAATTAGTGGCATCATCCAAAAAAGATTCATCACGAAGGGCATTGCTATTAGAGGATTTACAATACTCAAACACAGAGGTTCACATTCGTATTAGACGTTCCAAAACCGATCAGCTGGGCAAAGGACAAATggtttctcttttcccttccacCTCTGAACAATTATGCCCAGTTCAGGCCCTCGGGTCATTTATTGCCCTCCGAGGCAATTcccctgggtttttgttttgccaCCAAGACCTTTTTCCATTGACAAAATACCAATTCTGGATGGTTACAAAGAAAGCCTTGCAATCACTAGGTTTGGATCAGTACAAGTTCGGGACACATTCATTTAGGATAGGGGCGGCTTCCACTGCGGCGGCAATAGGGTTATCACCTACCAGGATTAAGGCAGTGGGTAGGTGGAGATCGAAGGCATACCACGCCTATGTGCGTCAATTGCCCAAGTAAACCTGCCGAGTTCCGCGCATCTGACTCAGCTATGCTTACCTTTTAGATCTTCGGTTGGGCCTGCCTCCCGTGAGAGTGCTTGTATGCGGTCACAGTTTTATCTTCTGGGCCGGAAGGAGGGCTGCTCGTACAAGTATGGGCTCACAGCTGGGTCTGAGCCGGATCGCCAGTGTCCAATGGTTGGGCAAACGTGGCATGAAGTGGGAGCACCTCCTGAACACGCTGTTTCAACAGCGAGTAagatcccctcccccacaggtGTTGTTGGTGCACCTGGGAGGAAACGACTTGGGTCTGCTGAAAAGCAAGGCCCTGATTCTCCAAGTGATTGCTGACTTCAATGCGATCCGGCAGCGTTGGCCAGAGACCATGATCATATGGTCTTGCATGTTACCTAGGTTGAACTGGCGGGCTGCAAAGGACCAGAGTGCAATGGAAAAAGCGAGGAGGGAAGTTAATAGGCAAGTTTATAAGGATCTGTTAAAATTTAGGGATGTTAGTATTCAGCATCCACTAATTGTTAAAGCACGGAGGGAGCTGTATAGGGAAGACGGGGTCCACTTGTCGGACCATGGCAACGACTTATTCCTGTGGCAGCTGCAGAAGGGTTTGCAGGATGCTATCCTGTGTAGGTGGGGGGAGCCAACTAAGCCCTAAGCTTGTTGCCCCCTgtggcagggaagcggacatctcCACGTGTgtagggctggtgagcattccacggcaccaagcggtgatgggtaaacacctgaggctcaacagctgcgaaccttacggtccagctggggagataagggttacccttgagaccgACCCTTCTCACTCACCCGCACACTTACGTCACGgggaggagtgacaccggaaggtctcccacctcgAAAGGGGGAATCAAAGGGTGGCGGAATGTTTTGCGCCACCCTTTGGTCAGGAATGTTTCGCCCAAGAGAATACGGATTCATGCCGTCATAGaggagatgcccgcttaggttacccttctgcagttgtgtttaataaaatgtggcccagtttttcaaCCCAAGCTACtgtgtcgcctcgttatttccacactccacgcACCGCAAAAGCCTTACATACACGCCCAGCAAAGCTTGGGCGTGGTGAGgtcgttgcgggtgggggtggggtgacgaGGCGTGGAGGTCATCCATTGGATGGCTCCTCATCAggccaccaaggaggggaggggcctgCAGGCTTAATGTTGTGGAAAGAGCTtaccctcccctccttctttcttgaaaagcggctccctcccgcccttccctgtaggtagtgtggTTTATCGGTTGTCactaggaggccaagtaggaattttttacttattACCTACTGTTAAGGTcataagttttttcgcctacttcacactgcaagacaggttagggtgtaataaataggttaattggagTTCTATTTCGGTCACATTGGttggcagggaagcggacatctcCACGTGTgtagggctggtgagcattccacggcaccaagcggtgatgggtaaacacctgaggctcaacagctgcgaaccttacggtccagctggggagataagggttacccttgagaccgACCCTTCTCACTCACCCGCACACTTACGTCACGgggaggagtgacaccggaaggtctcccacctcgAAAGGGGGAATCAAAGGGTGGCGGAATGTTTTGCGCCACCCTTTGGTCAGGAATGTTTCGCCCAAGAGAATACGGATTCATGCCGTCATAGaggagatgcccgcttaggttacccttctgcagttgtgtttaataaaatgtggcccagtttttcaaCCCAAGCTACtgtgtcgcctcgttatttccacactccacgcACCGCAATGAAGCCTTGTGCAGGGTCCAGCTTTGGTTCTGGTCACGTTGGAGGGAAGACTGCTTTGCCTTGGGAAGTACCAGAAGCAGTCAGAAGGGTCCAAATCAGTTCTGGCTTCAAATGGATCTGATGTGCATCCCTAACTGCCACTCACTTTAGTTCCATCCACTGTTCCATCATGCTTGGCTGCTGCCAATCATTCTTCCACTCATTCTTTGGTTACACACATGCATAGGAATAACCAGCACTTGTCTAATACACCCTTGTGCATGCATGATTCATTCAAGCTGCATGGCTGGGAGAATAGAACATTTCCCACGAATGAGGGCAACTGAAGTTTGTATACTCACTGTTATCTGGATTTGACTTGGTCTTGGAAATGCCCAGTTTATGGTACGAGATAAGATCTTTGTGGATAACCAGTTCAGGGTGTACAGATATTTCCAAGAATACTTCCAGCCCCCCCTCCTCCGCAAAATAATACTTCCAGCCTGGTATGTTGTACCCTAGCAAAATTCTATTTGAATCATTAGAACAGTAACATCCTTCTCtgtgacaaaaaataaaataaaataaatcattgcTCAGCACTGCTTGTATTTGTCTCAAAGAGAGAATTTATTACCAATAGGTCAAACTCCATGGTAGAATTTATAGATGAGTTTTCTAAAGTCCCATGGATTTtgttttataaagaaacacatcATTATGTGAATTATGGACACAAAGCCTTATAATCAGTATCATCCACAAGTTAATTAGCTAG
Protein-coding regions in this window:
- the LOC134402235 gene encoding uncharacterized protein LOC134402235 isoform X1; this encodes MPSKKGIGGKKGKGKAPRPPAKRTRSRSGSSSDDGDRPDFSAFLARLQAAELERGIVSPQVVPSPATGTGGVGRSLTRKQSQERLWSSISARLDAIEASSSSNAQSQPHSNREDTSNTPQTPASGPSVAMPANSNQLSPGILQPPLSDLRLGLPPVRVLVCGHSFIFWAGRRAARTSMGSQLGLSRIASVQWLGKRGMKWEHLLNTLFQQRVRSPPPQVLLVHLGGNDLGLLKSKALILQVIADFNAIRQRWPETMIIWSCMLPRLNWRAAKDQSAMEKARREVNRQVYKDLLKFRDVSIQHPLIVKARRELYREDGVHLSDHGNDLFLWQLQKGLQDAILCRWGEPTKP